TCATTATTTCAACAGTAAAACATAACTTCTAAATATACTTACCCATGTCGAACCAAAGTATTCCGCAAGTAGATCTTTCCCACTTTATTGATGGCAACGAACAGCAAAAAGCTGCGTTTGTCGAAAAATTAGGAAAAGCTTATGAAGAAGTCGGATTCGTTTCGGTGATAAACCATGGCATTTCTGATGCCGATATTGACCAACTTTATCAACAGGTAAAAGCGTTTTTTGATTTACCTTCCGAAATCAAACGTTCTTATGAAATTACCGGACTTGCAGGTCAGCGGGGTTATACAAGTTTTGGGCGCGAACATGCCAAAGGAAGCGATGCACCCGATTTAAAAGAGTTTTACCAATGGGGCCAAACTGTTACAGACAACGACTCGATCAAAAGCCAATATCCCGACAATGTTGCGGTGCGGGAACTTCCGGTTTTTAATTCAACTATTACCGATGCCTATCGTGCTTTCGAACGTGCCGGAGGGTATCTGCTTCGTGCCATTGCTATTTACCTCAACCTGCCTGAAAATTATTTTGACAGCAAAATCCACAACGGCAACAGCATTTTGCGGGCTATTCATTATCCCCCGATCACGCAAGAGCCTAAAAACGCAATCCGGGCTGAACAACATGAAGACATTAACCTCATCACTTTGTTAGTGGGTGCTTCTGCCGAAGGGTTGGAATTATTAAACAAACAAAATGAATGGAGAGCCATCAACGCAGGACCGGGTGAAATAGTCGTCAACGTTGGGGATATGTTGCAACGGTTGACCAACAACCGCCTTCGATCCACCACGCACCGCGTTGTGAACCCTCCCCGTGAAAAATGGCATACTCCCCGATATTCCATACCTTTTTTCCTCCACCCACGCACTGAAATGGATTTAACATGTCTATCGTCCTGCGTTACAGAAGATAATCCCCTTCACTATGAGCCGATTACTGCAGGAGAATATTTGGATGAACGCCTGCGGGAAATTGGTTTGAAAAAATAATACCCCCGTTTTTTTTGCCCGGCCTTTCTAACTTCAACTCAAACGGAGTTTAGAAAGGCTTTTCTCTTTTCCCTGATATAATATCATAAAGAGCATTGCCACATAAAACGGTAAACAAGGAATTTTATATCGCGCCAAAGCACCGAAATTGTAACTGCTAAATCCGACCGCAAACCCGAACAACATCACAAATACAAAACACATCGCAATTTCGGGGTTGCTGAAAATAATGCGAAAGGTTCGGAGAAAGCCCGTTTTTATAAAAACAAAGAGGGTAAACAGCATCAGTATAGTGCTTTCTAATGCGGTTATCATAGCTACCGGATTTTTAGCCTCAGACAAATAGGGGCGAAACAAGGTAACATTGATTGAGGCAGGAAATTTTTTCAGAATTCCCCAGGGCGTAAACTCCATTTCTCCTAAACTGTAGCCCGACTGCCCGCGTTGTTCGGTCAAAAAGCCATGCCAGGATTGAAACCCCATTGACATTTTTACAAATTTTGCAAAAAGCACATTGAATATTGATTGAAGGCTGTCGCCTTTCCAGTAAATATAATTGCCTATAAAAACCAATGTCATAATCACGATAAACCCCCTTAATTTGGCTTCTTTGACTAAGCCATAGTTCTTGCTTATTACCCAAATTATGACAGCAGGCGCAAAGCCAAAAAGTATATAGGCCTTTAGAGTAACTATTAAATACATACTCACAATTATCAGCAGGGCAGACATCACAAAATTGCTTTTGCGGATAAATATCTGATGTAAGGCATAGAGTAACCATCCTAAACTGCCCAAAGCGATGGTATCTTTCATCAGTCCGGAACCCCAGAATATCACCGAAGGCAATGCTAAGACAGCAATTGCAAAAGGGCGGTATAATGAAGGATACCAATCTACAAAAACGCGGTACATGGCCCAGGCACCGGTAAATGAAATAGCTGCAAAAAAAACGGAGGTAACCCAAAAACTGTTTCCGGTCAACAGTCCGATTAAAGTAGCAATACGGATGACCATATAGGTCGATTCATTTCTATAGTATGGCATTCTTTCGATGATGTCGGCAGTCTGCAAGGTAACAGTTCCGGTTTTTGCCTTCCAGATTTCCCAAATCAAACCGGGTTTTTCAAAAAATTGATGGTATAAAAAGGATGACTGTTCAAAGTATGTCGTGGTATCACCTCCTTCGTAGTAAAACCGGTAAATGGCACAAAACAAAATTGTACCGGTTACCTTCAGCAACAAACCCCCCATAAAATAACGTGCATAAGGTTCATTGTTGCGGTAAATCAGATGCCGGGCAATAAAACCGGTGGTCAATATTACCAGGACTGAAACAGGCAATAACAAGGCATCTTTTACGTCCAAAACCAGGTTTTTGAGATAACAGAATATTGGTACAATTTTGAGTTTGCAAATGTAAACAATAAAAAGCCAACCTGTCTTTTTACGGGCTATGTGAACAAAGAACACTGCCTGAGTAGCAACTAAATAGGGTAAAAGAAGAACAGTTTTTCAACAGCAGTCAAATTTTCAAAGCTACAAAGTAGGAGGGATGTGGTAAACCGGATTTGGGTATTTCAGTTATATTTGCCTTTTTAATAAAAACAGGCCGCTAAATTTCCTTTTTTCACCTTTAACTACTTACAAACTATGCTTGCAGAAGAAAACGCTGCTTCCAACATTCTGCCCGATTTGCCCCGTCCGCTGATTCAAAAGGGATGGTTGCGAGCCTTGGCGTATTTTATTTCCTTTGTTTTGGTTGCGATGCTCTTTCAGGGGTTGTCGTTGCTTTTGCTTTCGGCTTTGACAGGTGAAGGTGTAACTGCCCTGACTGAAGCAATGGATACTTCGGAGGGAGCGCATTTTTTTACCTATATTCAGGCATTTTCGCTTGCAGGAACTTTGTTGATTACCTACTTATTCAGACGATATATTGACAAACAACCCATGCTAACCCTTGGATTTGATTTTACCGGACGCATGAAAGACTCTTTGTTTGGATTAGCTGCCGGTTTTCTACTCATTGCTGCCGGCTTTGTCGTTTTATGGATGTCCGGTATGTTGCACATCACCAGTATCGGGTTCAAGCCCCTGAGCATCCTGCTTTATATTGTTTTATTGATTATGGTTGCCCTGAACGAAGAAATTTCTGTCAGAGGCTATATGCTCAACAATCTGATGCAATCGTTTAATAAATATATTGCGTTGGCTTTGTCTTCTTTTGTATTTGCGGTGCTGCATCTGCTCAATCCGAATGTGAGTTTATTGAGTTTTATCAATATCGTTTTAGCCGGACTTTTATTGGGAGTTTATTATATCCATATTCAAAACCTTTGGTTTCCTGTCGCATTGCATTTTGCCTGGAATTTTTTTCAGGGTCCGGTGTTCGGATTTGAGGTAAGCGGGGTGAATTTGTCGGGCATTATTTCGCAAGAAGTAAGTGGCAGTGAATGGTTAACGGGCGGGCAGTTTGGTTTTGAAGGTTCAGCTATTTTGACTTTGCTGCTGATGGTGGCAATTGTTTTTGCCGAAAAGTTTTTTGGCGGAAAAGAAGCTTTTAACTGGAAAAATGCAGCCCAAACGCCCCTTATCTGATTTCTTTATCCCATTTGCATAACCCTGTACTTTATGCCTCCGGTTTCACTTTGGTTGTTGCCTGTTTGTGCGGCGTTGCTTTGTTGGCTGGCTTGGATACCCCAACCTTTTACCCCTTTGTTGTTCGTCGCTTTTGTTCCGATGCTTTATTTGGAGCAACAGGTAAGCGAGAGCCGGCATCCACAAATGCGCCTTCAGCTTTTATGGGCTGCTTTTGTCTTTTTTTTGCTGTTTAACCTGCTCACTACCGGATGGATTTACAAGGCTACAATTATCGGGATGCTGTTTGCCTGTCTCGCCAATGCTTTGTTGATGTGCCTGCCTTTTATGTTGTTTCATTGGACAAAACAAAAATTAGGCTCCCGGATTGGGTATATTTCCTTTATCGCCTATTGGCTGACTTTTGAACATCTGCACCAACGCTGGGAATTGGCATGGACCTGGCTTAACTTAGGCAATGCTCTTTCTCAATATCCCCATTTTATTCAATGGTATGAATATACAGGAACAGGAGGCGGAACACTTTGGATACTCGGAGTGAATCTCGCCGTTTTTTTAACAGTGAAGAATGTGCAGCCTGAGATTGCTGCCAATAAAAACAAAGGTATTAGTCTTTTTTGGCTGAAAAAAAGCCTGCTTCCTTTCGCCTTGTTGTTTACTCCTTTATTGGTATCCGTGCTGATTTTTAACGGTTATTCCGACAAAGGGACAAATATTGAAATTGTCATCGTTCAACCTAATGAAGACCCCTATTTGATTCCCGATGCGGAAACCGCCAATCAACAGGTAAGCGATATGCTCCGCCTTGCCGAAACTGCAATTACTCCTGATACAAGGTATTTGTTGCTGCCCGAATCGGCTTTGCCAGATGCTGTTTGGCTGAATGATTTTGACGAACAACCTCAAATTCTGCGGCTTCGCGAGTGGCTCAAACAGTATCCTGACCTTAAATTAGTCAGTGGAATGACTGCTTTTGAACATTACCCCCAACCTGATGCCACTCCAAGTGCTCAGCCATATCTTCAAAAAAGCGGCAGTTATGATATTTTCAATTCGTCAGTACAACTCGACTCTTCCCTCAATGAGCAATGGTATCATAAATCGAAATTAGTGCCCGGCGTTGAGAAAATTCCTTATCGCAGCTTCTTTAGTTTTATGTCACCGGTCATCGAATCGCTTGGAGGTGGAACCGGAGGGTTTGGTTGGCAGGATGAGCGGGTTGTTTATTGGGGTGCCGACTCTTTGGGCATTGCTCCGGTGATTTGCTATGAATCTATTTTTGGACAATACCTGACTGAATATATCCAAAAAGGGGCGCAGCTTATTTTTATTATGACCAATGATGGTTGGTGGGGGAATACTGCAGGCTTCCGGCAACATTTGGAATACGCCAGACTTAGGGCTATAGAAACCCGCCGCAGCATAGCCCGTGCGGCCAATACAGGCATATCTTGTTTTATCAACCAAAAGGGTTTAATTGAAGAGCGGTTGGAATGGCAGGTTAAAGGAGCTATTGTTAGCCGCCTGGAAGCCAATTCCCAAACCACGTTCTATGTACAATATGGCGATTACATCGGGCGAACTGCCTCCCTGCTGGCCGGACTTTTTATTTTGCTTACCTTTGTAACGCGTTTTACCCCTCATTTTGCGAACAAACTGAAATCTCTGAACAATTAGAGAAGATCAGCAGCAAGATATAGAGGTTTCATCTGTCTCTGTTAAATTTAAACAATGACCACTGCAGAACTTGTCAACCTATGCCGCGAGGTGCAACAAATAGCAGCTACGGCAGGGGCATTTATTCTAAATGAAGCAGGTAAGGTAAATCCTTCTGATATTCACCTGAAACACCACAACAATCTGGTGAGCTATGTGGACACTACCTCCGAAAAAATGATCGTGGATGCCCTTAGCCGGCTGCTTCCCGAAGCCGGTTTTCTTACCGAAGAAAACACAGTCGCCCCTTCTTCCAAATCCCTGCAATGGGTCATTGACCCTTTGGATGGCACTACAAATTTCCTTTACCGGCTTCCTTCTTATGCCGTGAGTATTGCCCTTTGTTCCGACAATCAACCCATCCTGGGCGTTGTTTTTGAGGCCAACCGCAAAGAGTGTTTTTGGGCCGTAAAAGGCGGAGGGGCTTTCCTGAACAATTCGCAGATACAGGTCAGCAAAACTTCCGAACTGTCAGATGCCCTGATGAGTACCGGCTTTCCCTATTATGACTTTTCTATCTTGGACAACTACATCCAAGCCCTCAAAACCCTGATGCTCCAAACCAAAGGTATCCGGCGATTTGGTGCTGCTGCCGTTGATTTGTGTTATACGGCCTGCGGACGCTTCGATGCTTTTTTTGAACATAGTCTCCATGCCTGGGATGTTGCTGCCGGAAGTTTGATTGTGCAGGAAGCCGGCGGAATAGTAACCGATTTTAGCGGAAATAACAATTTCCTTTTTGGCAATCAGATAATTGCCTCAAACCCAAAGCTCTATGCCAAACTTTACCAGATTTTGAAGCATTTGATTTAAACTGCGCGCTTTGATTTTTACCTGCCTTTACCTGAAAAAATCCATAATCTTATGCCCTCTGCTTCCAAAATAACCTGTTTTCTGTTCAACATTGTACTTTTGATTTTGTCGGGCTGTAATTCCAATCCTGCTCAAAACGATGATGCAACTAACACCGGCAATACTTCACAGCCTGTCAACCCGGCCGATACCATTACCAAAGGCGGCATTTTAAGCGAAAAACAGGCTAAACAACTCATCGAACTTCGTGCTATCGAAACCTTAGCCTTGCTCAGTCAAAACAATATGGCAGGTTTGGTCAGGTTTGTTCATCCCGATAAAGGACTGCGTTTTTCACCCTATTCCTATGTTCAGCCCGATACCGACCTGAAGTTTAACCCCCGGCAAATTGCACAACTTGCCCAGGACAAAACCATGTATCACTGGGGAAGCTATGACGGATCGGGCGACCCGATAGAACTGACCTATAATGACTATCGCAAAAAATTTGTTACCGGCAAAGATTACCTCTCCCAATCCGACAGCATCGGTTTTAACCGCATCATTGGCACCGGTAACTCGCTCAACAACCGCACCGAAATTTACCCAAACGCCTTGATTGTCGAATTTTACCAAGCCGGAAAACATCCCGACTACGGAGGAATGGATTGGGGCAGTCTTGCCTTAGTCTTTGAAAAATATCAATCGGAATGGCTCCTCGTGGCGGTTATTCACAATAGCTGGACAAGCTGATGTTCTCCTTGACGCTACCTTTTCCCATAAACCTTTGCTTCGTTTTGCTTGTTACCATGAGCATTTTTGCAGATATAGCCCCGATTTAAACAAATGGAATCTGAAACTTTACAAAATAACAACACAGAGAACATTCGCCAAAAAGAAAGCCGAACGTTGAATAAAATCCAATTCCGAAAGTTTTTGGAAATCTTCAGGTATGTCATGCGTTACAAAGGCTATTTTTTTACCGGTTTGTTCTTTCTGGGGCTTTCAACCATAACCTCACTCGCATTTCCCTACATGGCCAGCTTATTGGCCGATGCCGCTCAGGGAACGGTCAGTTGGAACATCAAACAGTTGGGCTGGGTGCTTTTGGCTATTTTAATTGTACAAAGTATTTTTTCTTACCTCCGTATCGTCATGTTTGCCTACGTCAGCGAATACACCATGGCCGATATCCGGAAAGACCTGTATGCCCGGTTAATCACCCTTCCGGTAGCTTTTTTTGAACAACGCCGCGTGGGAGAACTGACAAGCCGCCTTAGTGCCGATGTCGCTCAGTTGCAGGATGCCATTTCCATCAATCTTGCGGAACTGCTCAGACAGTTTGCCACCCTTGTTGTCGGATTGACCATCATCGGACTGACTTCCTGGAAACTGACTCTACTCATGGTCTCCACTTTTCCGGTGGCAATCGTTACCGCAATTTACTTTGGTAAATTTATTCGCACCATGTCCAAAAAAGCGCAGGATGCGCTGGCCAATGCCGGAGTCGTGGTGGAGGAAACGCTCCAGTCTGTGCAGGCCGTAAAAGCTTTTACCAACGAAAAGTATGAAACCCTCAGATACAACAAAGCCATCGCAAATGTGGTCACTATTGCGATGAAAACAGCCAAATACCGCGGCGCATTTGTTACCTTTCTCATTTCGGCAGTGTTTGGCGGCATCGTTATTGTGCTTTGGTATGGCGCAACTTTAGTACATTCGGGCAGCCTGACCATCGGCGAACTCATCCGGTTTATTCTCTACACCGTTTTTATCGGCGGAGCCATCGGAGGAATGGGCGATTTGTACGGCAATTTGCAAAAAGCCCTCGGCGCTTCTGAAAGAGTGGTTGAAATTCTAAACGAACATCCCGAAGTTGACCTGACCATACAAACAAACGGGCGCGGGGGGAAAACTGATTTACCCACACTCACCGGAGATATCGAATTCCGTCAGGTTAGTTTTGCGTATCCGACCCGTAAAGACATTACCGTCCTCAAAGACCTCTCCTTATACATTCATCAGGGCGAAAAAGTAGCCTTTGTGGGCGCAAGCGGTGCCGGAAAATCAACCATTGTTCAATTGCTGATGCGCCTGTATCCCTTAGACAGCGGAGCAATTTATCTTCAAAATATCAACATCAACACCCTCGACCTGACCCATCTCAGGCAACATATCGGCATCGTGCCCCAGGAAGTCATTTTGTTCGGAGGAACTATCCGCGAAAACATCTTATACGGAAAACCTGATGCAACAGAAACAGAAGTTGCCAATGCCGCAAAAAAAGCCAATGCCTGGGAATTTATCAGCAGCTTTCCCGAAGGGTTGGAAACCTTGGTGGGCGAGCGCGGCGTTAAACTTTCGGGCGGACAAAGACAGCGAATCGCCATTGCCCGCGCCATTTTAAAAGACCCCTCTGTGCTGATTTTGGATGAAGCCACAAGCTCCCTCGATGCCGAATCAGAAAGATTGGTGCAGGAAGCCTTAGACCGCCTCATGGAAAACCGCACCACCATCATCATTGCCCACCGCTTATCTACCATTAGAAAAGTAAACACCATTTACGTGTTGGAAAATGGCGAAATTGCCGAAAAAGGAACGCACGAAGAGTTGGCAGCCAAAAACAACGGGCTTTACCAGTACCTCCTTAAACTGCAATTCGAAAAAGCTGCAACCCAATAATCTGACACGTTTAATCCAACTGTTTTACTAATTCAATATCTCCCAGATAATTCATTTGCCGCATCGCCCATTCCTTTCGCTCCAACATGCTCCTGTTGGGTTTTGCAAGGTTGTTTCTTGACGGTGCGGGCAATACCGAAGCAATCAGAGCAGCCTGCTCTTTCGTAAGCGCCGAAGCCTTTTTGCCAAAAAACTTGTTCGCCGCCCCTTCAACTCCAAAGCAAAGGTTCCCCGTTTCGGCAATATTCAGATAGACTTCCATGATGCGTTTTTTGCTCCATAACAACTCTATCAGCACCGTGAAATAGGCTTCCAGCCCTTTGCGCAACCAACTGCGCCGCTCCCACAAAAAAACATTTTTCGCAACCTGCTGACTGATCGTGCTTGCCCCTTTGATTTTTTTTCTTTTAATTTTAGCTTGTCGCTGATTATGTTCCATCGCCTTTCCGATGGCCTCAAAATCAAAACCATGATGTTCCAGAAAATTCTGATCTTCGGTAGCTATCACCGCCAAAACCATATAGGGTGAAATGTTTTCGTATTTTACCCATTTTCGCGTCAGGGTATTGTCCTTCCCTGCTCTGCCAACCGAAATCTTTCGCGATATCATCGTTGCTGTTACCGGCGGGTTCATCCATTTATATAACAAAGCCCATACAAATGAAAGAATCATAAAGCCGGCAATAAGCTTTAAAACCCATCTCATTATTTTATAACCCGTTTCTCTTATACTCAATTCCATATAAACTTTTTGTACCCGTATGAAACACAAATTTGCAAATAATTTCATTCTAACAGGCTATTTCCGGGACAAGTCCTTGTAGTATTCCCCTGACCATGAGGTTTGAAAATTGAAAACTGTCATTTTGGCATAAAATAACCCCCGCCTATAGCTTATTTTTTTGTCAAAACGACGTAGTTAAAGATTTCGACGACTTAGCAAGTCTTTTCGACGACTTAGCAAGTCTTTTCGACGACTTAGCAAGTCTTTTCGACGACTTAGCAAGTCTTTTCGACGACTTAGCAAGTCTTTTCGACGACTTAGCAAGTCTTTTCGACGACTTAGCAAGTCTTTTCGACGACTTAGCAAATGATTTCGACGACATAGCAAATGATTTCGACGACATAGCAAATGATTTCGACGACATAGTAAATGATTTCGACGACATAGTAAATGATTTCGACGACATAGTAAATGATTTCGACGACATAGTAAATGATTTCGACGACATAGTAAATGATTTCGACGACATAGCAAATGATTTCGACGACATAGCAAATGATTTCGACGACATAGCAAATGATTTCGACGACATAGCAAATGATTTCGACGACATAGCAAATGATTTCGACGACTTAGCAAGTAATTTCGACGACTTAGCAAGTAATTTCGACGACTTAGCAAGTCATTTCGACGACTTAGTAAATGTTTTGAACAATAAAAACAAAAAAAGAGGCAGAAAAAAAATTAGCTAAAATCAAGAAGCAACCACAAAAAAAATCAGCGAAAATCTGCGGAAGAAAAAAACAAGCACAAGAAAAATCAGCGAAAATCTGCGGTTAACTCTTCATTATCTGCGGGAAAAAAAAGCAAACTCACAAAAGCTCTGCGAAAATCTGCGGGAAATAACAGCAAGCGCAAAAAAGCTCTGCGAAAATCTGCGGTTAACTCTTCATTATCAGCGGCAAAAAAAAGCAAATTCCCAAAAGCTCTGCGAAAATCTGCGGGAAATAATAGCAAGCGCAACAAAAATCAGCGAAAATCTGCGGTTAACTCTTCATTATCAGCGGCAAAAAAAAGCAAATTCCCAAAAGCTCTGCGAAAATCAGCGGGAAATAACAGCAAGCGCAAGAAAAATCAGAGAAAATCTGCGGCAGAAAAAAGCAAGCGCAAGAAAAATCAGCGAAAATCTGCGGGAAATAACAGCAAGCGCAAAAAAAATCAGCGAAAATCTGCGGAAGAAAAAAACAAGCACAAGAAAAATCAGCGAAAATCTGCGGGAAATAACAGCAAGCGCAAAAAAAATCAGCGAAAATCTGCGGAAGAAAAAAGCAAGCACAAGAAAAATCAGCAAAAATCTGCGGGAAATAACAGCAAGCGCAAGAAAAATCAGCGAAAATCAGTGGAAGAAAAAAGCAAGCGTAAAAAAATCAGAGAAAATCAGTGGTAAAAAAAAGCAAAATAACAGAAGAAAAGAGCGCTTGTTATTCAATCATTATTTTCAATGTAGCCCTATCATTTGGGGTTGTAAGCCCGATAAGGTAAAGGCCGGAAGGTAAACCGGCCGGCATTTGAACTTCAATGCTTTGCCGGTTTGGCAGGATATGGCAGGCTACGCCTTTGATTTCCAAGCCCTGAAGGTTAAAAAACCGGATGTTTAGATTTTGAGAAAAACCGGCATTGGGCAAGAGCAGGTTAAAAGCTCCGTTTTTAGCAGGGGAGGGGAATATGGAAAACGCTTGTTTGGGCGAAAAAGATGGAGGCACGGATATGGTGGTAGTATCAACAGGGTTGCCTGTTTGAGAAAATAAACCCAAACCTCCTCGTGCATTTCCCACTAACATATCAAATCCGGCATTGTTTTGCAGGTCGGTCAGAGCAATGCCTCCTCTTCCCCCTTCCCGGATAGCCGATAAATTGTCGCTGAGATGGGTAAAAACGGGTTCCGTCAGACCGGAATATACATGAATATGACCGCTTTCGGAATTGACAAACAA
This is a stretch of genomic DNA from Sphingobacteriales bacterium. It encodes these proteins:
- a CDS encoding isopenicillin N synthase family oxygenase, whose product is MSNQSIPQVDLSHFIDGNEQQKAAFVEKLGKAYEEVGFVSVINHGISDADIDQLYQQVKAFFDLPSEIKRSYEITGLAGQRGYTSFGREHAKGSDAPDLKEFYQWGQTVTDNDSIKSQYPDNVAVRELPVFNSTITDAYRAFERAGGYLLRAIAIYLNLPENYFDSKIHNGNSILRAIHYPPITQEPKNAIRAEQHEDINLITLLVGASAEGLELLNKQNEWRAINAGPGEIVVNVGDMLQRLTNNRLRSTTHRVVNPPREKWHTPRYSIPFFLHPRTEMDLTCLSSCVTEDNPLHYEPITAGEYLDERLREIGLKK
- a CDS encoding CPBP family intramembrane metalloprotease; this translates as MLAEENAASNILPDLPRPLIQKGWLRALAYFISFVLVAMLFQGLSLLLLSALTGEGVTALTEAMDTSEGAHFFTYIQAFSLAGTLLITYLFRRYIDKQPMLTLGFDFTGRMKDSLFGLAAGFLLIAAGFVVLWMSGMLHITSIGFKPLSILLYIVLLIMVALNEEISVRGYMLNNLMQSFNKYIALALSSFVFAVLHLLNPNVSLLSFINIVLAGLLLGVYYIHIQNLWFPVALHFAWNFFQGPVFGFEVSGVNLSGIISQEVSGSEWLTGGQFGFEGSAILTLLLMVAIVFAEKFFGGKEAFNWKNAAQTPLI
- the lnt gene encoding apolipoprotein N-acyltransferase, yielding MPPVSLWLLPVCAALLCWLAWIPQPFTPLLFVAFVPMLYLEQQVSESRHPQMRLQLLWAAFVFFLLFNLLTTGWIYKATIIGMLFACLANALLMCLPFMLFHWTKQKLGSRIGYISFIAYWLTFEHLHQRWELAWTWLNLGNALSQYPHFIQWYEYTGTGGGTLWILGVNLAVFLTVKNVQPEIAANKNKGISLFWLKKSLLPFALLFTPLLVSVLIFNGYSDKGTNIEIVIVQPNEDPYLIPDAETANQQVSDMLRLAETAITPDTRYLLLPESALPDAVWLNDFDEQPQILRLREWLKQYPDLKLVSGMTAFEHYPQPDATPSAQPYLQKSGSYDIFNSSVQLDSSLNEQWYHKSKLVPGVEKIPYRSFFSFMSPVIESLGGGTGGFGWQDERVVYWGADSLGIAPVICYESIFGQYLTEYIQKGAQLIFIMTNDGWWGNTAGFRQHLEYARLRAIETRRSIARAANTGISCFINQKGLIEERLEWQVKGAIVSRLEANSQTTFYVQYGDYIGRTASLLAGLFILLTFVTRFTPHFANKLKSLNN
- a CDS encoding inositol monophosphatase; the protein is MTTAELVNLCREVQQIAATAGAFILNEAGKVNPSDIHLKHHNNLVSYVDTTSEKMIVDALSRLLPEAGFLTEENTVAPSSKSLQWVIDPLDGTTNFLYRLPSYAVSIALCSDNQPILGVVFEANRKECFWAVKGGGAFLNNSQIQVSKTSELSDALMSTGFPYYDFSILDNYIQALKTLMLQTKGIRRFGAAAVDLCYTACGRFDAFFEHSLHAWDVAAGSLIVQEAGGIVTDFSGNNNFLFGNQIIASNPKLYAKLYQILKHLI
- a CDS encoding ATP-binding cassette domain-containing protein, giving the protein MESETLQNNNTENIRQKESRTLNKIQFRKFLEIFRYVMRYKGYFFTGLFFLGLSTITSLAFPYMASLLADAAQGTVSWNIKQLGWVLLAILIVQSIFSYLRIVMFAYVSEYTMADIRKDLYARLITLPVAFFEQRRVGELTSRLSADVAQLQDAISINLAELLRQFATLVVGLTIIGLTSWKLTLLMVSTFPVAIVTAIYFGKFIRTMSKKAQDALANAGVVVEETLQSVQAVKAFTNEKYETLRYNKAIANVVTIAMKTAKYRGAFVTFLISAVFGGIVIVLWYGATLVHSGSLTIGELIRFILYTVFIGGAIGGMGDLYGNLQKALGASERVVEILNEHPEVDLTIQTNGRGGKTDLPTLTGDIEFRQVSFAYPTRKDITVLKDLSLYIHQGEKVAFVGASGAGKSTIVQLLMRLYPLDSGAIYLQNININTLDLTHLRQHIGIVPQEVILFGGTIRENILYGKPDATETEVANAAKKANAWEFISSFPEGLETLVGERGVKLSGGQRQRIAIARAILKDPSVLILDEATSSLDAESERLVQEALDRLMENRTTIIIAHRLSTIRKVNTIYVLENGEIAEKGTHEELAAKNNGLYQYLLKLQFEKAATQ
- the mtgA gene encoding monofunctional biosynthetic peptidoglycan transglycosylase, encoding MRWVLKLIAGFMILSFVWALLYKWMNPPVTATMISRKISVGRAGKDNTLTRKWVKYENISPYMVLAVIATEDQNFLEHHGFDFEAIGKAMEHNQRQAKIKRKKIKGASTISQQVAKNVFLWERRSWLRKGLEAYFTVLIELLWSKKRIMEVYLNIAETGNLCFGVEGAANKFFGKKASALTKEQAALIASVLPAPSRNNLAKPNRSMLERKEWAMRQMNYLGDIELVKQLD